One segment of Acidianus sp. HS-5 DNA contains the following:
- a CDS encoding helix-turn-helix domain-containing protein, translating into MIFYDLDPRELELLEVMVQLITTSSYKLSKLSGLPSATVWRILIKLSNRGLVIKEERSFKITPKGLAICYYSTKKGYIKEFAARELKNRWKYEGSEEELKAFLNSILSLLSKRGISPFCMCFTDPLPLASIFLNNTDELNEDSRKAVARILLNSLPSIVLSNGCRAVVTFDANGSVYALAVNCRMSGLRIFHRCPLLEEEVKKIENNRRSM; encoded by the coding sequence ATGATATTTTACGATCTAGACCCACGAGAGCTAGAACTTTTAGAGGTTATGGTTCAGCTCATTACTACCTCCTCTTATAAGCTTTCAAAATTAAGCGGTTTACCTTCAGCAACTGTGTGGAGAATATTAATTAAATTGTCTAATAGGGGGTTAGTAATTAAGGAAGAAAGATCCTTTAAAATAACTCCTAAAGGTCTTGCAATCTGTTATTATTCAACGAAGAAGGGATATATTAAAGAATTCGCTGCTAGAGAATTAAAAAATCGCTGGAAATATGAAGGTTCCGAAGAGGAATTAAAAGCTTTCCTAAATTCTATATTATCTTTGCTCTCAAAAAGAGGAATTTCGCCATTTTGTATGTGCTTTACCGATCCCCTACCTTTAGCTTCTATATTTTTAAATAATACTGATGAATTGAATGAAGATAGTAGGAAGGCTGTAGCAAGAATTCTTCTTAACAGCTTACCTAGCATAGTGCTATCTAACGGCTGTAGAGCTGTAGTAACTTTTGATGCTAACGGTTCTGTTTATGCATTAGCTGTAAATTGCAGAATGAGCGGATTAAGGATCTTCCATAGGTGTCCATTATTAGAAGAAGAAGTGAAAAAAATTGAGAACAATAGAAGAAGTATGTAA